A section of the Thermotoga caldifontis AZM44c09 genome encodes:
- the murQ gene encoding N-acetylmuramic acid 6-phosphate etherase, protein MNENRTITEMRNPKSQRIDEKSVAEILRIINEEDALVALAVREALPQIEKLVEVCVETLNSGGRIFYVGAGTSGRIAFMDAVELVPTYGLEEGIFVPIIAGGFEALRRSIEGVEDLVDEAQKDLMSHKLQAKDLVIGITASGSTPYVRGALVYAKQLGCKTALICNVDNPPLAQFVDIVVSVITGPEVIAGSTRMKAGTAQKMVLNMLSTAVMIKLGKVYDNLMVDVLVLNEKLRKRAINIVTELTGVDEETAKIVLEKTNYNVKLAVLHLVSKKDLKECQRILSVEPSLRKALTMLGG, encoded by the coding sequence ATGAACGAGAACAGAACGATCACGGAGATGAGGAACCCAAAATCTCAGAGAATAGACGAAAAGAGCGTGGCTGAGATTTTGAGGATCATAAACGAGGAAGATGCCTTAGTCGCCCTGGCGGTCCGCGAAGCGCTGCCACAGATAGAGAAGCTCGTTGAGGTGTGCGTTGAGACGCTGAACTCTGGCGGAAGGATTTTTTACGTTGGCGCGGGCACCAGCGGTCGCATAGCGTTCATGGACGCCGTGGAGCTCGTACCGACTTACGGTCTTGAAGAAGGCATCTTCGTGCCCATCATCGCGGGTGGTTTTGAGGCGCTGCGCAGATCCATCGAAGGTGTTGAAGATCTCGTGGACGAAGCGCAAAAAGATCTCATGAGCCACAAGTTGCAGGCGAAAGATCTCGTCATAGGCATAACCGCAAGTGGCAGCACACCGTACGTGAGGGGGGCACTGGTGTATGCAAAACAACTAGGCTGTAAAACAGCGCTGATCTGTAACGTGGACAACCCTCCACTTGCACAGTTCGTAGACATCGTTGTGAGTGTCATCACAGGGCCAGAAGTGATCGCGGGCAGCACACGTATGAAAGCCGGTACGGCACAAAAGATGGTTTTGAACATGCTCAGCACGGCAGTGATGATAAAACTCGGCAAAGTGTACGACAATCTCATGGTCGATGTCCTGGTACTCAACGAGAAACTCAGAAAGAGGGCCATAAACATCGTGACAGAACTGACCGGTGTGGATGAAGAAACTGCTAAAATCGTCCTTGAGAAGACCAACTACAACGTGAAGCTCGCGGTGTTGCACTTAGTTTCGAAGAAAGATCTGAAGGAGTGCCAGAGAATACTGAGTGTGGAGCCGAGTTTGAGAAAGGCACTCACGATGCTGGGGGGATGA
- a CDS encoding electron transfer flavoprotein subunit beta/FixA family protein, which produces MNFLVLVKQVPDTEKVKIDPNTGTLVREGLDITMNPLDAHALELAVSLKEKFGGSVTVLSMGPMNTVDVLRNAIALGADRAILLSDVALAGSDTWATSLALARTIQKLSIQYDLLICGEKSIDGETGQVGIELATLLNLPAISYVSELIEIGRDFVLVRRSVEDAHEIWKAPLPVCLCVLKSVAEPRLPTLSGKKKAMDAKIEIYNVKDIKIDPEEVGLKGSPTRVVKVFNTKVSRNCTIYEDKDVPEGINRLAELIRRTLAGEPV; this is translated from the coding sequence GTGAACTTCCTCGTGCTCGTCAAGCAAGTCCCCGACACGGAAAAGGTGAAGATAGATCCAAATACAGGCACACTGGTTCGCGAAGGACTGGACATCACGATGAACCCCCTCGACGCACACGCGTTGGAACTCGCCGTCTCGCTGAAAGAAAAGTTCGGCGGGAGTGTGACGGTCCTGAGCATGGGACCAATGAACACCGTGGACGTTTTGAGGAACGCGATCGCTTTGGGTGCGGACCGCGCGATTCTGCTGAGCGATGTGGCTTTGGCTGGTTCGGACACGTGGGCCACGAGTCTTGCACTCGCCAGAACGATACAGAAACTGTCCATCCAATACGATCTACTGATCTGCGGTGAAAAATCGATTGACGGGGAAACGGGACAGGTGGGTATAGAACTCGCCACGCTTTTGAACCTGCCCGCGATCAGCTACGTGTCTGAACTGATCGAAATTGGGAGAGATTTCGTCCTCGTGCGACGTTCGGTCGAAGATGCCCACGAGATCTGGAAGGCACCGCTTCCTGTATGTCTGTGTGTGCTCAAGAGTGTCGCCGAACCGAGACTGCCCACGTTGAGCGGAAAGAAAAAGGCGATGGATGCGAAGATAGAAATCTACAACGTGAAAGACATCAAAATAGATCCTGAAGAGGTCGGCTTGAAAGGTTCTCCCACGCGCGTTGTGAAGGTGTTCAACACGAAAGTTTCTCGAAACTGCACCATCTATGAAGATAAAGATGTTCCTGAAGGGATCAACAGGCTCGCTGAACTGATCAGGCGCACTTTGGCAGGTGAGCCGGTATGA
- the nagZ gene encoding beta-N-acetylhexosaminidase produces MNLDRLVGQLFLIGIRGKEIDQETLNTLRFVKPGFVILFARNVERPAQVLDLVNQIRSIVGEDVIFAVDQEGGIVTRFRDGFAVSPGAMAIAATNDPENAYRAAKVLAREMKAVGVTWNLAPVVDINDNPNNPGIGVRSFSDKAEVVSKFTTRFYEGLKEEGVAACAKHFPGKGSVSLDAHLEMPTLEKSLEELENWEFVPFKTLIKKGIDSIMPSHVYLPKVQTRREPATVSYEVLSEILRKKLGYDGVLVADDLLMGGIVKNMMVEEAVVRSFMAGMDVLTVCHEPDAQMAAKKVLVKKIEQDSFLQRRLEESLRRIKQFKERFAVKQPPEVIRFDLEHEQTMRQIAERSITLVRDSDGMLPLKLDKDDYVFTVRLSRSVQVQETDIGVPWVAKEISKRFACKLFILEEGLEIPKAEKCVVFTENAHLSNWQKEFLIQVRKNFKRVLLVALRNPYDCSLIESSSLCTYGYEMVSQEALLKVMLGELKPVGKLPVEVFR; encoded by the coding sequence ATGAACCTTGATCGTTTGGTCGGCCAATTGTTTTTGATAGGTATCAGGGGCAAGGAGATCGACCAGGAAACGCTCAACACGCTGAGGTTTGTCAAACCGGGTTTCGTGATCCTCTTCGCGCGGAACGTGGAGAGACCAGCGCAGGTGCTTGACCTTGTCAATCAGATCAGATCGATCGTTGGTGAGGACGTGATCTTCGCGGTGGATCAGGAAGGTGGCATCGTGACACGCTTCAGAGATGGTTTCGCTGTGTCACCCGGCGCGATGGCGATAGCGGCCACTAACGATCCAGAGAACGCCTACCGTGCCGCGAAGGTGTTGGCGCGAGAGATGAAAGCAGTCGGTGTGACCTGGAACCTCGCACCGGTTGTGGACATCAACGACAATCCCAACAATCCTGGCATAGGTGTGCGGAGCTTTTCCGACAAAGCTGAAGTCGTCTCGAAGTTCACAACGCGCTTCTACGAGGGTTTGAAAGAAGAAGGCGTTGCGGCGTGTGCGAAGCATTTTCCTGGAAAAGGGAGTGTGTCGTTGGACGCACATCTCGAAATGCCGACGCTTGAAAAAAGTCTCGAAGAACTCGAAAATTGGGAATTTGTACCCTTCAAGACGTTGATCAAAAAAGGTATAGACAGCATCATGCCTTCACATGTGTACCTTCCAAAGGTTCAAACCAGAAGAGAACCTGCCACCGTTTCGTACGAAGTATTGAGCGAGATTTTGAGAAAAAAGCTCGGTTACGACGGTGTTCTGGTCGCGGACGATCTTTTGATGGGGGGCATCGTCAAGAACATGATGGTGGAAGAAGCCGTCGTGAGATCCTTCATGGCGGGCATGGATGTTCTGACCGTCTGTCACGAACCCGACGCGCAGATGGCGGCGAAGAAGGTGCTTGTCAAAAAGATCGAACAGGATTCATTCTTGCAGAGGAGGCTTGAAGAATCGCTCAGAAGAATCAAACAGTTCAAGGAAAGGTTCGCGGTGAAGCAACCGCCCGAAGTGATCCGTTTCGATCTAGAGCATGAACAGACCATGCGACAGATCGCAGAGCGCTCGATCACGCTCGTACGCGACAGCGATGGCATGTTACCGCTCAAACTGGATAAGGACGATTACGTCTTCACCGTGAGACTGAGCAGATCGGTGCAGGTTCAGGAAACCGATATCGGTGTTCCCTGGGTGGCGAAAGAGATCTCGAAGAGGTTCGCTTGCAAACTTTTCATTCTCGAAGAAGGGCTAGAAATTCCGAAGGCTGAGAAGTGCGTCGTGTTCACCGAAAACGCGCATCTTTCCAATTGGCAGAAGGAGTTCTTGATCCAGGTGCGCAAAAACTTCAAAAGAGTTCTGCTCGTCGCGCTCAGAAATCCGTACGATTGCAGCTTGATAGAGTCTTCGAGCCTGTGCACCTACGGCTACGAAATGGTTTCACAGGAAGCGTTACTGAAGGTCATGCTCGGTGAGTTGAAGCCCGTGGGCAAACTGCCCGTGGAGGTGTTCAGATGA